Part of the Marinobacterium rhizophilum genome is shown below.
CGCAACCGCCCGGCAGGGACACCTGGGCCTCGCCAAAGTGCGCCAGCATGGGGCCCAGCACCAGAATAGAGGCGCGCATGGTTTTCACCAGGTCGTAAGGCGCGTGATATTCGCGAATGGTGCGGGCATCGATCTGCACGTTCAGGTTTTCATCGGCCACCACTTCCACGCCCATGCGACGCAGCAGTTCCAGCATGGTGGTCACGTCGTTCAGCTGCGGCAGATTGCTGATATGTACAGGCCCGTCGGCCAGCAGGGCAGACGCCAGTATGGGCAGAGCCGCATTTTTGGCACCCGAAATGCGGACCTCACCGTTTAGGGTGACGCCGCCTTCAATCTTGAACTTTTCCATCAGGTATCCTGTCGTTAAAGACGGCTTAGGATTGCAGCGTCTGCCACTGTTCCGGGGTGTAGGTCTTGATGGTCAGCGCATGGATGGCGCCGCTGGCGATATGCTGCTGCAGGCACTGGTAGACGAGCTGCTGTTTTTTCACCGGCGTCAGGCCGGCAAAAAGGTCACCCACAACGGTGACCTGAAAATCACAGCCTTCACCAGCGGGATAAACACTGCAGCCCTCAAGCTGAGATTCAATAATCTGCTTTACTTCTTGCGCTTGCATACCGCTCTCCAACACTCATTCTTCAAATCAAAACAGGCGGCGAATAATAGCCGAACGACGGCCAAAACGCGACGCCGGACAGGGTTCCCACCCGGCTCACAGCAAGGCTGCGTCAGCATCACCGAACAAATGCCCCAGGCCAACCAGGCGGGCAATGGACAGCAAATCCTCGGGCACATGGCGCGCCTGCAACTGGATATTGCGCTCCCGGGCCTCGCGCTGGCAGCACAGCCAGAGCGACAACGCCGCGCTGTCGACACTGCTGACGGCGGAAAAGTCCACCACACAAGCGGATTCACCGGTGGCAATAAGACGCTCGAGGCGCTCACGCACCCCGGCAACGGTGGCAAAGCGCAGATCCCCGCTGAGCGCCACCTCGTCGGCGGCGCGCACTTCAACAGATGCCTGCATCAGCTTCCCTCGGACTTGGCCACCCGACCGTCGACCTGGCTTTCCCAGCTGTCGATAACCCGCTGGATGTTGCCGTTGTTGCGCTCCGCCAGATCAGCGAACTGATTGGTAAACGTCAGGCGCAGGTTGATACCATCCAGGATCACGTTCACCAGCTGCCACTGCCCGTCACGCTCCAGCATGTAGTTCACCAGGCTGTACTTGGTACCGGCACCGGAGTAGACCTCCAGTGTAACGACCTGCTTGTCGGGCTCAGGACTCTCGGGGCCCTGGGCGGCAACCTCCACGCGATTGATCTCAAAGCCAGCCAGCGCCTTGGTATAGGTTTTCACCATGGTGTGCTTGAAGACAGAGGCGAAGTGGGCACGCTCGGCATCATTGGCGCGACGATAGAACTTGCCCATCACACGCTGCGAGATATAGTCGAAGTCAATCATGCCATCCAGGCGCTCTTCAACCCGCCCCATGGCGGCATTGAGTGATGCCTCATCATTGATATCCACGCCCTCTTCCAGCAGCGCCACCATGTCCTGGGTGACCTTCTCAATCACACCGCTGGCAGCTTCCCAGCTGGCCTGCGCCGGCAAGGTCGGCAGCAGCAAGGAACAGATCAACGCCACGCTCGTTAGCAATCGTTTCATGACAAACCTCACTCACTGACCTTATTGAACAGAAATTTGCTGACCAGGTTTTCCAGCACCAGCGCCGACTGGGTATTTTCCAGCGCATCGCCGTCCTCGAGCATTTCATCTTCAGCTCCAGGCGTAATACCGATGTACTGTTCACCCAGCAGGCCCGCGGTCAGTATCTGCGCCGAACTGTCCCGGCTCAGATAGTCCACCGAACTGTTGATATCCATCTCGACCACGGCCATCAGCAGGCGATCATCGATGGAAATAGACCGCACCTGACCAATCTGAACGCCGGACAGCGTGACCTTGGCCCTGGGCGCCAAACCGCCGATGTTTTCGAACCGCGCCTGCACGCGATAGCTGCTCCCGCTATCAGACACTTTCAGTCCGCTGACATTCAGTGCCAGCAGAATCAATGCCAGGATCCCTGTCAGCATGAACCCGCCAACACTGATCTCCACCACCCTCGTACGCATCTTACAAATCTCCAAACATCAAAGCGGTGAGAATAAAATCAAGCCCCAGCACCCAGAGCGACGCGTACACCACGGTACGCGTCGTCGCCTGACTGATCCCTTCGGAGGTCGGTAC
Proteins encoded:
- a CDS encoding BolA family protein is translated as MQAQEVKQIIESQLEGCSVYPAGEGCDFQVTVVGDLFAGLTPVKKQQLVYQCLQQHIASGAIHALTIKTYTPEQWQTLQS
- a CDS encoding STAS domain-containing protein, with the translated sequence MQASVEVRAADEVALSGDLRFATVAGVRERLERLIATGESACVVDFSAVSSVDSAALSLWLCCQREARERNIQLQARHVPEDLLSIARLVGLGHLFGDADAALL
- a CDS encoding MlaC/ttg2D family ABC transporter substrate-binding protein gives rise to the protein MKRLLTSVALICSLLLPTLPAQASWEAASGVIEKVTQDMVALLEEGVDINDEASLNAAMGRVEERLDGMIDFDYISQRVMGKFYRRANDAERAHFASVFKHTMVKTYTKALAGFEINRVEVAAQGPESPEPDKQVVTLEVYSGAGTKYSLVNYMLERDGQWQLVNVILDGINLRLTFTNQFADLAERNNGNIQRVIDSWESQVDGRVAKSEGS
- the mlaD gene encoding outer membrane lipid asymmetry maintenance protein MlaD, coding for MRTRVVEISVGGFMLTGILALILLALNVSGLKVSDSGSSYRVQARFENIGGLAPRAKVTLSGVQIGQVRSISIDDRLLMAVVEMDINSSVDYLSRDSSAQILTAGLLGEQYIGITPGAEDEMLEDGDALENTQSALVLENLVSKFLFNKVSE